The Solanum pennellii chromosome 11, SPENNV200 genome contains a region encoding:
- the LOC107002850 gene encoding elongation factor 1-alpha-like, translating into MGKEKVHINIVVIGHVDSGKSTTTGHLIYKLGGIDKRVIERFEKEAAEMNKRSFKYAWVLDKLKAERERGITIDIALWKFETTKYYCTVIDAPGHRDFIKNMITGTSQADCAVLIIDSTTGGFEAGISKDGQTREHALLAFTLGVRQMICCCNKMDATTPKYSKARYDEIVKEVSSYLKKVGYNPDKIPFVPISGFEGDNMIERSTNLDWYKGPTLLEALDQLNEPKRPSDKPLRLPLQDVYKIGGIGTVPVGRVETGVIKPGMVVTFGPTGLTTEVKSVEMHHEALQEALPGDNVGFNVKNVAVKDLKRGFVASNSKDDPAKGAASFTAQVIIMNHPGQIGNGYAPVLDCHTSHIAVKFAEILTKIDRRSGKELEKEPKFLKNGDAGMVKMIPTKPMVVETFSEYPPLGRFAVRDMRQTVAVGVIKNVDKKDPTGAKVTKAAQKKK; encoded by the exons ATGGGTAAAGAGAAGGTCCACATCAACATTGTGGTTATTGGCCATGTTGACTCTGGCAAATCGACTACCACTGGTCACTTGATCTACAAGCTAGGTGGTATCGATAAACGTGTCATCGAGAGGTTTGAGAAAGAAGCTGCTGAGATGAACAAGAGGTCATTCAAGTATGCCTGGGTTCTTGACAAGCTCAAGGCTGAACGTGAACGCGGTATCACTATTGATATTGCCTTGTGGAAGTTTGAGACTACCAAGTACTATTGTACTGTTATTGATGCTCCTGGTCATAGGGATTTCATCAAGAACATGATTACTGGTACCTCTCAAGCTGACTGTGCTGTCCTGATTATCGACTCCACGACTGGTGGTTTTGAAGCTGGTATCTCTAAGGATGGACAGACTCGTGAACATGCGTTGCTTGCTTTCACACTTGGTGTTAGGCAAATGATTTGTTGCTGCAACAAG ATGGATGCTACCACACCTAAGTACTCCAAGGCTAGGTATGACGAAATTGTGAAGGAAGTGTCTTCTTACCTTAAGAAGGTTGGTTACAACCCTGACAAGATCCCATTTGTGCCGATTTCTGGTTTCGAAGGAGATAATATGATTGAGAGATCAACTAACCTGGACTGGTACAAGGGTCCAACCCTTCTTGAGGCTCTTGACCAGCTTAATGAGCCTAAGAGGCCCTCGGACAAACCCTTGCGTCTTCCACTTCAGGATGTCTATAAGATTGGAGGGATTGGGACTGTTCCTGTTGGTCGTGTTGAGACTGGTGTGATTAAGCCTGGTATGGTTGTGACTTTTGGTCCTACTGGTCTGACTACTGAAGTTAAGTCTGTTGAGATGCATCATGAAGCTCTTCAGGAGGCACTTCCTGGTGATAATGTTGGTTTCAACGTCAAGAATGTTGCGGTTAAGGATCTTAAACGTGGATTTGTTGCTTCCAACTCCAAGGATGACCCAGCAAAGGGGGCTGCTAGCTTCACCGCTCAGGTCATCATCATGAACCATCCAGGACAGATTGGAAATGGATATGCTCCAGTGCTGGACTGTCACACCTCCCATATTGCTGTTAAGTTTGCTGAGATCTTGACTAAGATTGACAGGCGTTCTGGTAAGGAACTTGAGAAGGAGCCTAAGTTCTTGAAGAACGGTGATGCTGGTATGGTTAAGATGATTCCCACCAAGCCCATGGTTGTTGAGACATTCTCCGAGTACCCACCATTGGGACGTTTTGCTGTGAGGGACATGCGTCAAACTGTTGCTGTTGGTGTTATCAAGAATGTTGACAAGAAGGACCCAACTGGAGCCAAGGTCACCAAGGCTGCTcagaagaaaaaatga
- the LOC107002955 gene encoding ABC transporter G family member 3 — translation MEEIQSQSDHYRSSSSSASSPASRVPSSNFFYLRKPGSLRQPISFEDSPDWEDTDIEVRVDEGGDSINAATTPASPSLSKLNSGSLPSPPLPDGAVITRKIAGASIAWKDLTVTIKGKRKYSDKVVKSSNGYALPGTMTVIMGPAKSGKSTLLRSLAGRLPDSARMYGEVFVNGTKRSMPYGSYGFVDRETTLIGTLTVREFLYYSALLQLPGFLCQKRSVVEDAIDSMSLGDYANKLIGGHCYMKGLRSGERRRVSIARELVMRPHILFIDEPLYRLDSVSALLMMVTLKKLASTGCTLIFTIYQSSTEVFGLFDRICLLSNGNTLFFGETLACLQHFSNAGFPCPIMQSPSDHFLRAINTEFDRIIAMCKSWQDDHGDLSAVNMDTAVAIRTLEATYKSSADAVALETMIVKLTEKEGPSVKSKGMVGNLTRVAVLTWRSLLIMSREWKYYWLRLILYMLLALCIGTVFSGLGHTLSSVVTRVAAIFVFVSFTSLLSIAGVPAQMKEIKIYACEESNQHSGAFIFLLGQLFASIPFLFLISISSSLVFYFLVGLRDEFSMLMYFVLNFFACLLVNEGLVLAVTSIWQDIFWSVLIFVSIQVIMMLSAGFLRIRSSLPGPVWMYPISYIAFHTYSIQGLLENEYIETSFAVGQVRTISGNQALQNVYDISANSNSKWKNLLVLFLMAVAYRVLVFVLLKFYVRKSLFVPKLFLCNQNTKNSR, via the exons ATGGAAGAGATACAGTCACAATCGGATCATTATAGGTCTTCGTCTTCTTCGGCAAGTAGTCCAGCGAGTAGGGTGCCATCAAGTAATTTCTTCTACTTGAGGAAACCTGGTTCACTTAGACAACCAATTTCATTTGAAGATTCACCTGATTGGGAAGACACAGATATTGAAGTCAGAGTGGACGAAGGAGGTGATTCCATCAATGCTGCAACTACACCAGCCTCCCCTTCCCTGTCAAAGCTTAACAGTGGTTCGTTGCCATCTCCACCTTTACCAGATGGGGCAGTTATTACAAGGAAAATTGCTGGGGCATCTATTGCCTGGAAGGATTTGACAGTAACCATAAAGGGAAAGCGGAAATACTCTGATAAGGTGGTCAAGAGCTCGAATGGTTATGCATTACCTGGTACAATGACTGTAATTATGGGACCTGCCAAGTCAGGGAAATCAACGCTCTTGAGATCCCTTGCAG GAAGGTTGCCTGATTCAGCCAGAATGTATGGTGAGGTTTTTGTTAATGGGACGAAAAGGAGCATGCCTTATGGTTCCTAT GGATTTGTTGACAGAGAAACTACTCTTATTGGAACATTGACAGTGCGTGAATTCCTCTACTACTCAGCATTGCTTCAGCTTCCTGGTTTTCTTTGTCAGAAAAGGAGTGTGGTGGAGGATGCTATTGATTCTATGTCACTGGGAGATTATGCTAATAAACTAATTGGTGGACACTGTTACATGAAAGGTCTTCGAAGTGGCGAGAGAAGGCGTGTCAGTATTGCCAGGGAACTTGTTATGAGACCACACATTTTATTTATAGATGAACCCCTTTATCGGCTTGACAG TGTTTCTGCACTTCTGATGATGGTTACACTGAAGAAGCTCGCAAGTACCGGCTGCACTCTGATATTCACCATTTACCAAAGCAGTACTGAAGTTTTTGGCCTTTTTGATCGCATTTGCCTCCTCTCAAATGGAAATACATTGTTTTTTGGGGAAACTTTGGCTTGCTTGCAG CACTTTTCAAATGCTGGTTTCCCTTGCCCAATCATGCAAAGTCCTTCAGATCATTTCTTGCGTGCCATAAATACAGAGTTCGACAGGATCATCGCGATGTGCAAAAGTTGGCAG GATGACCATGGAGACTTGTCAGCAGTGAACATGGATACTGCTGTTGCTATACGTACCCTTGAAGCAACCTATAAATCATCGGCAGATGCTGTTGCTCTTGAGACTATGATAGTGAAGCTCACTGAGAAG GAAGGTCCATCCGTCAAAAGCAAGGGAATGGTTGGCAACTTAACACGAGTTGCAGTGTTGACTTGGAGATCCTTATTGATTATGTCAAGGGAGTGGAAATACTACTGGCTTAGGTTGATTCTATATATGCTTCTCGCACTTTGCATCGGTACTGTATTTTCTGGATTGGGGCATACCTTATCATCTGTTGTG ACACGAGTAGCAGcaatttttgtatttgtttcATTCACCTCTCTATTGAGCATTGCCGGTGTACCTGCACAGATGAAAGAAATTAAG ATATACGCCTGCGAAGAATCAAACCAGCATTCTGGTGCATTTATTTTCCTACTTGGGCAGCTTTTTGCCAGCATACCTTTCTTGTTTCTCATCTCCATTTCGTCCAGTCTCGTCTTCTATTTTCTTGTTGGGCTGCGGGATGAGTTCAGCATGTTGATGTATTTCGTGCTGAATTTCTTCGCATGCCTATTGGTAAATGAAGGATTGGTGCTCGCTGTTACTTCCATTTGGCAAGACATCTTCTGGAGCGTCTTGATTTTTGTCTCCATACAA GTTATAATGATGCTTTCTGCTGGCTTTTTAAGAATCAGAAGTTCTTTGCCAGGACCAGTATGGATGTACCCCATTTCTTATATAGCTTTTCATACCTACTCTATCCAG GGGCTCTTGGAGAACGAGTACATCGAGACCTCTTTTGCTGTTGGTCAGGTGAGGACCATATCTGGTAATCAGGCTTTGCAAAATGTATATGACATATCTGCTAATAGCAACTCGAAGTGGAAAAATTTGTTAGTATTGTTTCTTATGGCTGTTGCATACAGAgttcttgtttttgttttgcTCAAGTTTTATGTCAGGAAAAGCCTCTTTGTACCCAAACTATTTCTGTGTAACCAAAATACAAAGAATTCAAGATAA
- the LOC107004639 gene encoding cell division cycle protein 48 homolog, giving the protein MSHQAESSDSKNSKKDFSTAILERKKAANRLIVDETVNDDNSVVALHPATMEKLQLFRGDTILIKGKKRKDTVVIALADETCDEPKIRMNKVVRSNLRVRLGDVVSVHQCPDVKYGKRVHILPIDDTIEGLTGDLFDAFLKPYFLEAYRPLRKGDNFLVRGGMRSVEFKVIETDPGEYCVVAPDTEIFCEGEPVKREDEERLDEVGYDDVGGVRKQMAQIRELVELPLRHPQLFKSIGVKPPKGILLYGPPGSGKTLIARAVANETGAFFFCINGPEIMSKLAGESESNLRKAFEEAEKNAPSIIFIDEIDSIAPKREKTHGEVERRIVSQLLTLMDGLKSRAHVIVMGATNRPNSIDPALRRFGRFDREIDIGVPDEVGRLEVLRIHTKNMKLAEEVDLERIGKDTHGYVGADLAALCTEAALQCIREKMDVIDLEDDTIDAEVLNSMAVTNEHFQTALGTSNPSALRETVVEVPNVSWQDIGGLENVKRELQETVQYPVEHPEKFEKFGMSPSKGVLFYGPPGCGKTLLAKAIANECQANFISVKGPELLTMWFGESEANVREIFDKARQSAPCVLFFDELDSIATQRGSSSGDAGGAADRVLNQLLTEMDGMNAKKTVFIIGATNRPDIIDPALLRPGRLDQLIYIPLPDEDSRHQIFKACLRKSPLSKDIDLRALAKHTQGFSGADITEICQRSCKYAIRENIEKDIEREKRRQENPDSMDEDVDEVPEIKPAHFEESMKYARRSVSDADIRKYQAFAQTLQQSRGFGTEFRFAETSTGGTAAADPFATSNAAADDDDLYS; this is encoded by the exons ATGTCTCACCAGGCTGAGTCATCTGACTC aaaAAATTCTAAGAAGGATTTTTCTACGGCGATTTTGGAGCGGAAGAAAGCAGCGAACAGGCTTATTGTAGATGAAACGGTCAACGATGATAATTCCGTTGTCGCTTTACATCCTGCTACTATGGAGAAACTTCAGCTTTTCCGTGGAGATACAATTCTCATCAAG GGAAAGAAGAGAAAGGATACAGTTGTCATTGCCCTTGCTGATGAAACATGTGATGAGCCAAAGATTAGGATGAACAAGGTAGTCCGTTCAAATTTGAGGGTTCGTCTCGGAGATGTTGTATCTGTGCACCAGTGTCCAGATGTCAAGTATGGGAAGCGTGTCCACATACTCCCTATTGATGATACAATAGAAGGTCTCACAGGGGATTTGTTTGATGCATTCCTTAAAC CTTACTTTTTGGAGGCATATCGTCCATTGAGGAAGGGAGACAATTTTCTTGTTAGAGGAGGGATGAGAAGTGTGGAATTCAAGGTCATAGAAACTGACCCTGGGGAGTATTGTGTTGTTGCTCCAGACACTGAAATCTTTTGTGAGGGTGAGCCTGTGAAAAGGGAGGATGAGGAGAGACTTGATGAAGTTGGCTATGATGATGTGGGTGGTGTCCGAAAACAGATGGCCCAGATTCGTGAACTGGTGGAACTACCATTGAGGCATCCTCAACTTTTCAAATCTATTGGTGTGAAACCACCAAAGGGAATTTTACTTTATGGACCCCCTGGTTCTGGAAAGACTTTGATAGCCAGAGCTGTTGCTAATGAAACAGGTGCATTTTTCTTTTGCATTAATGGACCTGAAATCATGTCCAAATTGGCTGGAGAGAGTGAAAGTAATCTTAGGAAGGCATTCGAAGAGGCTGAAAAGAATGCTCCttctatcatatttattgatgaaattgatTCAATTGCTCCCAAGCGAGAGAAGACACATGGTGAAGTTGAAAGGAGGATTGTCTCACAACTCTTAACTCTGATGGATGGACTGAAATCTCGTGCTCATGTTATAGTGATGGGAGCGACTAACCGTCCAAACAGCATTGATCCAGCTCTGAGAAGGTTTGGTAGGTTTGATAGAGAAATAGACATTGGTGTTCCAGATGAAGTTGGGCGTCTTGAAGTTCTTCGCATTCATACTAAGAATATGAAGCTTGCGGAAGAA GTCGATTTGGAAAGAATTGGGAAAGATACACATGGTTATGTTGGGGCAGATCTTGCTGCTCTTTGCACTGAAGCTGCTCTTCAGTGCATTAGGGAGAAGATGGATGTCATTGATCTGGAAGATGACACCATTGATGCTGAGGTGTTGAACTCAATGGCAGTAACAAATGAGCACTTCCAAACTGCTCTCGGTACAAGCAATCCATCTGCATTGCGTGAAACA GTGGTTGAAGTGCCTAATGTCTCATGGCAAGACATTGGAGGCCTTGAAAATGTTAAGCGAGAGCTTCAAGAG aCTGTTCAATATCCAGTGGAACACCCAGAGAAGTTTGAGAAGTTTGGTATGTCACCTTCGAAAGGTGTACTTTTCTATGGTCCCCCAGGATGTGGGAAAACCCTACTTGCCAAGGCAATTGCAAATGAATGTCAAGCTAATTTTATCAGTGTCAAAGGACCTGAACTGCTCACCATGTGGTTTGGAGAGAGTGAGGCGAATGTTCGTGAAATTTTCGATAAAGCCAGACAATCTGCACCTTGCGTCCTCTTCTTTGATGAGCTTGACTCTATTGCTACTCAG AGAGGCAGCAGCAGTGGAGATGCTGGAGGAGCAGCTGATCGTGTTTTGAACCAACTTCTGACTGAAATGGATGGCATGAATGCAAAGAAGACTGTTTTTATAATTGGGGCCACAAACAGGCCTGATATAATTGACCCTGCACTTCTTCGACCTGGCCGTCTTGACCAGTTAATTTATATTCCTCTGCCAGATGAAGATTCACGCCATCAGATTTTCAAGGCATGTCTCAGAAAATCCCCCTTATCAAAGGATATTGATCTGAGAGCTCTCGCCAAACATACTCAAGGATTTAGTGGGGCTGATATCACTGAGATTTGTCAACGATCCTGCAAATATGCCATAAGGGAGAACATAGAGAAA GATATAGAAAGGGAGAAGAGAAGACAGGAGAATCCCGATTCGATGGATGAGGATGTCGATGAAGTACCGGAGATCAAACCCGCTCATTTTGAGGAGTCTATGAAGTATGCCCGTCGAAGTGTCAGCGATGCTGATATACGCAAATACCAGGCATTTGCTCAGACATTACAGCAGTCTAGAGGTTTTGGAACAGAATTTCGATTTGCAGAGACTAGTACCGGCGGGACTGCTGCAGCTGACCCATTTGCAACTTCTAATGCCGCAGCCGATGATGATGACCTATATAGCTGA